A stretch of the Phyllopteryx taeniolatus isolate TA_2022b chromosome 5, UOR_Ptae_1.2, whole genome shotgun sequence genome encodes the following:
- the calub gene encoding calumenin-B — protein MELRPFLMCFALCVVYATSKPTEKKDRVHHDDPLSNREHDDAENFDYDHEAFLGQEEAKTFDQLTPEESKERLGMLVERIDEDKDGFVTTEEMKKWIKHAQKRWIYEDVDRQWKTHDLNGDNVVSWEEYKNATYGYILDEPDADDGFSYRQMMVRDERRFKMADLDGDQNANKEEFTSFIHPEEFEHMKDIVVLETMEDIDKNGDGLIDLEEYIGDMYSQEGTAEPEWVRTEREQFAEFRDKNKDGKMDKEETRDWILPNDYDHAEAEAKHLVYESDTDKDGRLTKAEIVDKYDLFVGSQATDFGEALTRHDEF, from the exons ATGGAGCTGCGACCGTTTTTAATGTGCTTTGCCCTCTGCGTGGTGTACGCCACCAGCAAGCCCACAGAGAAGAAAGACCGCGTCCACCACGATGACCCACTCAGCAATCGGGAGCACGACGACGCAGAGAACTTCGACTATGACCACGAGGCCTTTCTGGGCCAGGAGGAGGCCAAGACCTTTGACCAGCTCACTCCCGAGGAGAGCAAGGAGCGACTTGG CATGCTAGTGGAGCGCATTGACGAAGACAAGGACGGCTTTGTGACCACGGAGGAGATGAAGAAGTGGATCAAACACGCGCAGAAGAGGTGGATCTACGAGGACGTTGATCGCCAGTGGAAGACGCACGATCTCAACGGCGACAATGTGGTGTCGTGGGAGGAGTACAAGAACGCTACGTATGGCTACATTCTTG ATGAGCCCGACGCCGATGATGGCTTCAGTTACAGACAGATGATGGTGCGCGATGAGAGGAGGTTCAAGATGGCCGACCTGGACGGAGACCAGAATGCCAACAAAGAAGAGTTCACCTCCTTCATTCACCCTGAGGAGTTTGAGCACATGAAGGACATTGTGGTGCTT GAAACTATGGAAGACATTGACAAGAATGGCGATGGTTTAATTGACCTGGAAGAGTACATTG GTGACATGTACAGCCAGGAGGGCACGGCGGAGCCCGAGTGGGTGAGGACGGAGAGGGAGCAGTTCGCCGAGTTCCGGGACAAGAACAAAGACGGCAAGATGGACAAGGAGGAGACCCGAGACTGGATCTTGCCCAACGACTACGACCACGCCGAGGCCGAGGCCAAGCACCTGGTCTACGAGTCCGACACAGACAAA GATGGCCGCCTGACCAAGGCTGAAATCGTGGACAAGTATGACCTGTTTGTGGGCAGCCAGGCCACCGACTTTGGAGAAGCCCTCACTCGACATGACGAGTTCTAA
- the gtf3c6 gene encoding general transcription factor 3C polypeptide 6 isoform X2, which produces MDDGWEEELVVVELSGIINNDAMFKSRGTCKILDIDSEQPMMQVGQYVFAGEYEDALGTCVLFEEEPGKGKEGSGSKLKYKCHTVKKLMMQRIFLSEKKENESDAGWGSLAAGGESNKQENTVCQSGEETKQVDEDLAAG; this is translated from the exons ATGGATGACGGATGGGAAGAAGAG CTTGTTGTCGTCGAGCTCTCTGGAATCATAAATAATGATGCTATGTTCAAGTCTCGTGGCACCTGCAAAATACTG GATATTGACAGTGAGCAGCCAATGATGCAAGTGGGCCAGTATGTGTTTGCAGGAGAATATGAAG ATGCCCTTGGAACTTGCGTTCTCTTCGAGGAGGAACCAGGCAAAG GAAAAGAAGGCAGTGGATCCAAGCTCAAATACAAGTGTCACACAGTGAAGAAACTCATGATGCAGCGGATTTTCCTCAGcgagaagaaagaaaatgaaagcgACGCAG gttgGGGTTCATTAGCGGCAGGTGGCGAAAGTAATAAGCAGGAGAACACAGTCTGCCAGTCGGGTGAAGAAACAAAACAGGTGGATGAAGACCTGGCAGCTGGATAA
- the gtf3c6 gene encoding general transcription factor 3C polypeptide 6 isoform X1, which yields MDDGWEEEEQLVVVELSGIINNDAMFKSRGTCKILDIDSEQPMMQVGQYVFAGEYEDALGTCVLFEEEPGKGKEGSGSKLKYKCHTVKKLMMQRIFLSEKKENESDAGWGSLAAGGESNKQENTVCQSGEETKQVDEDLAAG from the exons ATGGATGACGGATGGGAAGAAGAG GAGCAGCTTGTTGTCGTCGAGCTCTCTGGAATCATAAATAATGATGCTATGTTCAAGTCTCGTGGCACCTGCAAAATACTG GATATTGACAGTGAGCAGCCAATGATGCAAGTGGGCCAGTATGTGTTTGCAGGAGAATATGAAG ATGCCCTTGGAACTTGCGTTCTCTTCGAGGAGGAACCAGGCAAAG GAAAAGAAGGCAGTGGATCCAAGCTCAAATACAAGTGTCACACAGTGAAGAAACTCATGATGCAGCGGATTTTCCTCAGcgagaagaaagaaaatgaaagcgACGCAG gttgGGGTTCATTAGCGGCAGGTGGCGAAAGTAATAAGCAGGAGAACACAGTCTGCCAGTCGGGTGAAGAAACAAAACAGGTGGATGAAGACCTGGCAGCTGGATAA
- the gtf3c6 gene encoding general transcription factor 3C polypeptide 6 isoform X3 produces the protein MDDGWEEEEQLVVVELSGIINNDAMFKSRGTCKILDIDSEQPMMQVGQYVFAGEYEDALGTCVLFEEEPGKGKEGSGSKLKYKCHTVKKLMMQRIFLSEKKENESDADK, from the exons ATGGATGACGGATGGGAAGAAGAG GAGCAGCTTGTTGTCGTCGAGCTCTCTGGAATCATAAATAATGATGCTATGTTCAAGTCTCGTGGCACCTGCAAAATACTG GATATTGACAGTGAGCAGCCAATGATGCAAGTGGGCCAGTATGTGTTTGCAGGAGAATATGAAG ATGCCCTTGGAACTTGCGTTCTCTTCGAGGAGGAACCAGGCAAAG GAAAAGAAGGCAGTGGATCCAAGCTCAAATACAAGTGTCACACAGTGAAGAAACTCATGATGCAGCGGATTTTCCTCAGcgagaagaaagaaaatgaaagcgACGCAG ATAAATGA